One segment of Bradyrhizobium sp. CB2312 DNA contains the following:
- a CDS encoding methyltransferase, with amino-acid sequence MVERLRIDHVGHRGDGVCLDAGEAIYVPYTLGGETVEVDHVAGNHPDRRKLLAVDVASPERIEPFCPHFGICGGCAIQHWAAEPYRAWKRSIVVETLAQAGIDCEVAPLVDAHGAGRRRVTLHGRFGTHDVLKVGFSAASSHDVIPIHRCPILDPGLEGALDAAWALAEPLTSKMPVTKPLDIQVTATVNGLDVDVRGSGPLPTPIVTALSRVAEQHRLARLTRHGELVLQRLLPIVKMGRADVTLPPGSFLQATVAGEETLAALVAERVGKAKEVLDLFCGVGPFALRLAEKARLTAYDNDAGAIAALAKAARTPGLKPIRCEPRDLFRRPLVPQELRDFDAVVFDPPRQGAQAQALKLAASKVPVVIAVSCNSATFARDARLLIDGGYKIENVVPVDQFRHTPHVELVARFTR; translated from the coding sequence GTGGTTGAACGCTTGAGGATCGATCACGTCGGCCATCGCGGCGACGGCGTCTGCCTCGACGCCGGCGAAGCGATCTATGTGCCTTACACGCTTGGCGGCGAGACCGTCGAGGTCGATCACGTCGCGGGCAACCATCCTGATCGCCGCAAGCTTCTGGCGGTCGATGTCGCCAGCCCCGAGCGCATCGAACCGTTCTGCCCGCATTTCGGCATCTGCGGCGGCTGCGCGATCCAGCACTGGGCAGCCGAGCCGTACCGCGCCTGGAAGCGCAGCATCGTGGTCGAGACGCTGGCGCAGGCCGGCATCGATTGCGAGGTGGCGCCGCTGGTCGATGCCCACGGCGCCGGCCGCCGTCGCGTCACGCTGCATGGAAGATTTGGCACACATGACGTGCTCAAGGTCGGCTTCTCGGCGGCGAGCTCGCACGACGTCATCCCGATCCATCGCTGCCCGATCCTCGATCCCGGCCTCGAAGGTGCACTCGACGCCGCCTGGGCGCTGGCTGAGCCGTTGACATCGAAAATGCCGGTGACGAAACCGCTCGACATCCAGGTCACCGCGACCGTCAACGGCCTCGATGTCGACGTGCGCGGCTCCGGCCCGCTGCCGACACCGATCGTCACCGCGCTGTCGCGCGTCGCCGAGCAGCACCGCCTGGCGCGGCTGACGCGGCATGGCGAGCTGGTGCTGCAACGTCTGCTACCGATCGTGAAGATGGGTCGCGCTGACGTGACGTTGCCGCCCGGCTCGTTCTTGCAGGCGACGGTTGCGGGCGAAGAGACGCTGGCCGCGCTCGTCGCCGAGCGCGTCGGCAAGGCCAAGGAGGTTCTCGACCTCTTCTGCGGCGTCGGCCCGTTCGCGCTTAGGCTTGCTGAGAAGGCGCGCCTCACCGCCTATGACAACGATGCCGGCGCGATCGCCGCACTCGCGAAAGCCGCGCGCACGCCCGGCCTGAAGCCGATCAGGTGCGAGCCGCGCGATTTGTTCCGCCGCCCGCTGGTGCCGCAGGAGCTGCGCGATTTCGACGCGGTCGTGTTCGATCCGCCGCGCCAGGGCGCGCAGGCGCAGGCGCTGAAGCTTGCCGCGAGCAAGGTGCCTGTGGTGATTGCAGTGTCCTGCAACAGCGCGACCTTCGCCCGCGATGCGCGGCTCTTGATCGATGGTGGTTACAAGATCGAGAACGTGGTGCCGGTGGACCAGTTCCGCCATACGCCGCATGTGGAGCTGGTGGCGCGATTTACGCGGTAG
- a CDS encoding class I SAM-dependent methyltransferase has translation MDVDTDRLNAFMGKMITEVGAAMNASLVLLGDKLGLYRTLAAKGPMNSAELASATGTTERYVREWLSSQAASGYVEFDSASGKFSMLPEQAMALADPDSPVFLGAVGNVIAAAFLDEPKITDAFKTGKGVGWNRRSECLFCGTARFFRTGYMHHLVQEWLPALDGVVDKLKRGAKVADVGCGHGVSTRLMAEAFPNSRFYGFDYHEGSIEAARKAAAEAKLGDRVSFAVHSAKSYPAEGYDLVCFFDCLHDMGDPVGAIRHVRESMAKDGTCMLVEPFAGDRLEDNLNPVGRVYYAASTMICTPASLDQEVGLALGAQAGEARLRKVAGEGGLSRFRRAAETPFNLILEARI, from the coding sequence ATGGACGTCGATACCGACAGGTTGAATGCCTTTATGGGCAAGATGATCACCGAGGTCGGGGCGGCGATGAACGCATCGCTGGTCCTGCTGGGCGACAAGCTCGGCCTTTACCGCACCCTCGCCGCCAAGGGACCGATGAACTCCGCCGAGCTGGCGAGCGCCACCGGAACGACTGAGCGTTATGTCCGCGAATGGCTCTCGAGCCAGGCGGCGTCCGGCTACGTCGAATTTGACTCAGCATCCGGAAAATTCTCGATGCTGCCAGAGCAGGCGATGGCGCTTGCCGACCCGGACAGCCCGGTGTTCCTCGGCGCCGTCGGCAACGTCATTGCCGCAGCGTTTCTCGACGAGCCGAAGATCACGGACGCGTTCAAGACCGGCAAGGGTGTCGGCTGGAATCGGCGCAGCGAGTGCCTGTTCTGCGGCACCGCCCGCTTCTTCCGCACCGGTTACATGCATCATCTGGTGCAGGAGTGGCTGCCGGCGCTGGACGGCGTCGTGGACAAGCTCAAGCGCGGTGCCAAGGTCGCCGACGTCGGCTGCGGTCACGGCGTCTCGACGCGGCTGATGGCGGAGGCCTTCCCCAATTCGCGCTTCTACGGCTTCGACTATCACGAGGGCTCGATCGAGGCGGCGCGAAAGGCTGCAGCCGAAGCAAAGCTCGGCGATCGCGTCAGCTTCGCGGTGCACTCGGCCAAGTCCTATCCGGCCGAGGGCTACGATCTCGTCTGCTTCTTCGATTGCCTGCACGACATGGGCGATCCGGTCGGCGCCATCCGCCACGTGCGCGAAAGCATGGCCAAGGACGGCACCTGCATGCTGGTCGAGCCGTTCGCGGGCGACCGCCTCGAGGACAACCTCAACCCGGTCGGGCGCGTCTATTACGCGGCGTCGACCATGATCTGCACGCCGGCCTCGCTCGATCAGGAGGTGGGCCTGGCGCTCGGCGCCCAAGCCGGCGAGGCGAGGCTGCGCAAGGTCGCGGGCGAAGGCGGCCTGTCGCGCTTCCGCCGCGCCGCCGAGACCCCGTTCAACCTGATCCTGGAGGCACGGATCTGA
- a CDS encoding TlyA family RNA methyltransferase: MSPARKRADVLLVERGLFESRARARAAIEAGLVTADDKQVSKPSETIAEDAVIQAEPAHPYVSRGGVKLAGALERYPIEIEDHVCLDVGASTGGFTEVLLANGAGLVFAVDVGTSQLHPSLRGHPKIVSMEETDIRSYDGKRLPARPDVVVIDVSFISLKTVLPVALSLAAAPMSLLALIKPQFEAERKHNKKGIIRDTAVHQEICDDIAAFAASLGCTDIEIFPSPITGGDGNIEFFLGARRG; this comes from the coding sequence ATGTCCCCTGCCCGCAAGCGTGCGGATGTTCTGCTGGTCGAGCGCGGCCTGTTCGAGAGCCGGGCGCGGGCGCGCGCGGCGATCGAGGCCGGCCTCGTCACGGCCGACGACAAGCAGGTTTCAAAACCGTCGGAGACGATCGCCGAGGATGCCGTGATCCAGGCCGAACCCGCGCACCCCTACGTCTCGCGCGGCGGCGTCAAGCTCGCCGGCGCGCTGGAGCGCTACCCGATCGAGATCGAGGACCATGTCTGCCTCGACGTCGGCGCTTCCACCGGTGGTTTTACAGAAGTGCTGCTGGCGAACGGCGCGGGCCTCGTCTTTGCCGTCGATGTCGGCACCAGCCAGCTGCATCCCTCGCTGCGCGGTCATCCCAAGATCGTGTCGATGGAGGAAACGGACATTCGCAGCTACGACGGCAAGCGCCTGCCGGCGCGGCCCGATGTCGTCGTCATCGACGTCAGCTTCATCTCGCTGAAAACCGTGCTGCCGGTGGCGCTGTCGCTGGCGGCAGCGCCGATGAGCCTGCTCGCGCTGATCAAGCCGCAATTCGAGGCGGAGCGGAAGCACAACAAGAAAGGCATCATCCGCGACACCGCCGTGCATCAGGAGATCTGCGACGACATCGCCGCCTTCGCCGCTTCGCTCGGCTGCACCGACATCGAAATCTTCCCCTCGCCGATTACGGGCGGCGACGGCAACATCGAATTCTTCCTGGGCGCGCGCCGTGGTTGA
- a CDS encoding VOC family protein, with translation MTDEPVMMAGSATVFVVSDIAASLAYYRDVLGFEVTFEYGQPPSYACLCRDEVGLHLLAAAATKRLPGHGGLCVFVRDVDEIYAEVSRRGARLLNRPEDRDYGMRDFDVVDADGNQITFGMGVGDAA, from the coding sequence ATGACCGACGAACCCGTGATGATGGCGGGCTCAGCCACCGTTTTCGTCGTCTCCGACATCGCCGCGAGCCTTGCCTATTACCGCGACGTGCTCGGCTTCGAGGTCACCTTCGAATATGGCCAGCCTCCGTCCTATGCCTGCCTCTGCCGGGACGAGGTCGGCCTGCATCTGCTCGCGGCGGCCGCAACGAAACGGCTGCCCGGACATGGCGGTCTCTGCGTTTTCGTCCGCGACGTCGACGAGATTTATGCCGAAGTCTCGCGGCGCGGTGCCAGGCTGCTCAACCGGCCGGAGGACCGCGATTACGGCATGCGAGATTTCGACGTCGTCGATGCCGACGGCAACCAGATCACGTTCGGAATGGGCGTGGGCGACGCGGCCTGA
- a CDS encoding nucleotidyltransferase domain-containing protein: protein MLGGSRARGSAHPGSDYDIGLYFTAASPLDTERLLAAAKTIADDPATTSVTPIGEWGPWIVGGAWLSVEGNKVDLLYRNIDAVEAVMASCQAGVVTMDYQPGHPHGFCSAIWMGEIACCQPLHDPEALIARLKSAALPYPQPLRCALIRRFQWEVLFAIENAELAIARDEWTHVAGCAYQSLACVAQVLFALNDRYLINEKGALGEAARLPLTISHLNEQTKEVWRLIGDGAFASACDVLREIDRQLKALTQSATTSRSG from the coding sequence GTGCTCGGCGGCTCGCGTGCGCGGGGCAGTGCACATCCGGGGTCGGACTACGACATCGGGCTCTACTTCACGGCGGCGAGCCCGCTGGACACGGAACGGCTCCTGGCGGCGGCGAAGACGATCGCTGACGACCCGGCCACTACGTCGGTGACGCCGATCGGAGAATGGGGACCGTGGATCGTCGGCGGCGCCTGGCTGTCGGTCGAAGGAAACAAGGTCGATCTGCTCTACCGCAACATCGATGCGGTCGAGGCCGTGATGGCATCCTGCCAAGCAGGCGTCGTCACCATGGATTACCAGCCCGGCCATCCACATGGCTTCTGCTCGGCGATCTGGATGGGCGAGATCGCCTGTTGCCAGCCGCTGCACGATCCAGAGGCCCTGATCGCCCGGCTGAAGTCTGCCGCGCTGCCCTACCCGCAGCCGTTGCGGTGCGCTCTGATCCGGCGCTTCCAGTGGGAAGTGCTGTTCGCCATCGAGAACGCAGAGCTGGCCATCGCGCGCGACGAATGGACCCATGTCGCCGGATGCGCCTACCAGTCGCTGGCTTGCGTCGCACAGGTTCTGTTTGCGTTGAACGATCGCTATCTCATCAACGAAAAAGGCGCACTGGGGGAAGCCGCACGCCTGCCGCTGACGATTTCGCATCTGAACGAGCAGACGAAAGAGGTCTGGCGATTGATCGGCGATGGTGCCTTTGCGTCCGCCTGCGATGTCTTGCGTGAAATCGACCGGCAATTGAAAGCGCTGACGCAGTCCGCGACAACGAGCCGTAGCGGCTAG
- a CDS encoding carboxymuconolactone decarboxylase: MKYSGLALVVLLAVTISRAGHAAEPTRFTPLKPDELTPPQKEWADAIAVPPRNAKFTNPPYRAYIRNPELAPKLSAMSDYLRWNSSLPARLSEFAILITARQWTAQYEWFAHYPLAMKAGLDPQVAKDVANGVRPQTMKDDEAALYDLAMALYRDKKVSDEVYRAAQQKFGERGIMDIIGLIGYYDLVSMTLITMQAEAPNDSVPPLPPLAAK, translated from the coding sequence ATGAAATATTCCGGCCTGGCGCTGGTTGTGCTGCTTGCCGTGACGATCTCCCGCGCGGGCCACGCGGCCGAGCCGACGCGCTTCACACCGCTCAAGCCGGACGAACTCACGCCGCCGCAGAAGGAATGGGCCGATGCGATCGCGGTGCCGCCGCGCAACGCCAAGTTCACCAACCCGCCCTATCGCGCCTATATCCGCAACCCCGAGCTGGCGCCAAAGCTCTCGGCGATGTCTGACTATCTGCGCTGGAATTCGTCGCTGCCGGCGCGCCTCAGCGAATTCGCGATCCTGATCACGGCACGGCAATGGACGGCGCAGTACGAATGGTTCGCGCATTATCCGCTGGCGATGAAAGCCGGCCTCGATCCGCAGGTCGCCAAGGACGTCGCGAACGGCGTGCGGCCGCAGACGATGAAGGATGATGAAGCCGCGCTCTATGATCTCGCGATGGCGCTCTACCGCGACAAGAAGGTGTCCGATGAGGTCTATCGCGCCGCCCAGCAGAAATTCGGCGAGCGCGGCATCATGGATATCATCGGCCTGATCGGCTATTACGACCTGGTCTCGATGACGCTGATCACGATGCAGGCGGAAGCGCCGAACGACAGCGTCCCGCCCTTGCCGCCGCTGGCTGCGAAGTAG